Genomic segment of Vallitalea longa:
AAGCTAATGGATCAAAGTCGAATACGTCAACTGCGATTCCTGTAGATGTTCCACTTAACTCTACAACATCTTGGAACAACTGACTCAATGCTCCTTCATCAAGATCTATATTATTTCTTGGGAATATACTTTGTGCTTCTTCTGCATATCTTTTAGCTGCATCAGCAGATGTAAGCATTTTTAATAACTCTATAGTATATTCTTTTTCTTTTCCTTCTAATTTACCATTAACCATTAATGGATTAATAGACTGCATATCATGATCTTTAAATTCTGGTTTTTCTTCGAAATATGGGAATTTAGCAATCTTGATATCGTTATAATACTCAGTCTCTTCTTCACTAGTGAATTTATTAATATTCCATGGTCCTGTTATAATCATTGCAGCTTCACCTTTCAAGAATTGAGTAATGACTATATCATCACTTAATCCTGCAACTCCTTCTGGGAAAGCACCCAAATCATATAGCTCTTTAACGTAACTTAATGTTTCAACAACTTCCTCATCTGTCCATTTCATTGATCTATCACCAAGTTTTTTAGGTGCATCTGCGCCTAACCATTTGTATAGAATATTATTGTGTAAATGACCTGCCATATAAGTTGATTTTGCACCTAATGCTAATGGAATTTTATTTATATCTTTCAACTTCGCAATAGCATCTTTTAATTCTGTCCATGTCTCAGGAAATTTATCAATTCCTGCTTCATCAAATATTTTTTGGTTGTAAAAAACTCCTATTAATCCTGATTCAGCTGGTACACCATAAGCTCCGTCAAAACCTGGAACCTTATAGTAGTTTACTGCACCTTCTGTAAGACCTTCACTCCACTCTTTATCTTCCTCGTAAATTGGAGCCATATCCATTATCATACCATTTTTAATGTATTCACCAAGATTAGAAACTCCTTGAATTCTAAAAATGTTAGGTAATGTTCCAGATGCCATATCTGTTTTCAACTTGTTGTTGAATGATGATTCATCACCTTGTGATTCATCAATAATGACCACATCCGGATGTTTGTCTTCAAATTCCTTTAGAATATCTCTGAAAATCTGTGCTGACATACTAGGTCCTGCTGATCTTGTAAGTAATCTTATTTCCACCTTATCATTATTAGAACCGTTAGATGTATCTTTTTCTGTAGTATCTTTACTTCCACAAGCAGTTATACTTAAACCCATTGCCAGTATTAAAAATAATGCAATAATTTTTTTCATAGCTGTACCCCCTTGTCAAATTTTGTTTTATAAGAATTATCGCAACTGTATGATATCAAAAATTACACAATACAGCCATAGACATTTTCAATATCTTTTGTACTTTTTCTATATATTTTTTACATTTTAATATGTTTCATGTATACTTATAGTGTTTTTACATAATTTATACTTATAAATCAACTTTACTTTGTCAACATGCACAAAATCAATCTTAAAACATTAGCTGTATGGCTTTAATTTAATACAGTAATGCTATGTTAAAAGTTAATAATTTTTTTACTCATTAATATTTCAATCATATTAATTTTTATAATATTTTTTTATAATTTAAGTTAAGGTAATTATTATATTTTACCCAGATTCAATGAGATAATTTCATAATTCCTAATTTAATTCTATAAGCACGATATGTAGATTATAATAGTAGATGCAATCCAACATATGGTGCTATTGAAATCAGCGGAAGGTAATTATGCAATTGTCTTAAATAATTATTAAGGTGGTATCGGTAATGACTAAAATAACAAACAAAGTACATAATATAGCAATTAACACTAAAATATTTTTAGGAATCATCTTGACTTCAGCCATAACAATTTCTCTTATATTTATAATAACTTCAATTATCATTGTAAGTCATCAATTCGACTTGACTACAACTTCATCAATAAATGAACTTAATTATATATCTAAACAGCTAGATTTCTCACTTACTACTGTTGAAAATTTTGGTAAAACTATAGCTGTTGACCCTATAGTACAAGAAATAACCAGTAAATATAATGAAGAAGGAGAAACATTCACCTATCTAGATTCTATAGCATTAAAAAACAGAGTTGATACTATCATACAATCAACTAAATTCATTCACTCAGTATCAATTTATAGTGCTGATAGAAAATTACTGGCTACGACTGATACATCAGCAACTTCTCCAGATATAGATGGCATTGATATAACTACAACTTCATGGATATCTAGAGAGAAAATGCTTCCTTACTTGGTTAAAGACACAATAAATGTTTTATCCTATTTGCAGAGCTTCTATAGTTATCAACTGGGACAACGTTTAGGCTATATTGAAATTTCTATTCCTGAAACTGCAATATCAGATATATACAGCTATAATTCCAAACATGGCTATGGGAACCAATTTATACTTAATCAATATGGTCTAGTACAAAGTACTGACGGATTTTATAAACTTTATCAATACTATATTAATTTTTTGGACGTTATAGATGATAAATCTTCTGGATATACATTTATTGATGATCATATTGTTTTTTATAAGTATTTTCCAAAATTAGATTGGTATATAATGCACGAGATAAATAGAAATTTCTTTTTGAAACCTTTTTATACCATTATATTTATTTCTGCACTTATTGCTTTGTGTGGTATAATATTAGCTATTATATTTTCACATAGAATATCAAAAACCATTACCTCCCCAATTCATAAGCTGATTGGGCATATACAATACGTTATAAAAGGTAATTGGGAACCCATGCAAGAACCAGATGTAGGTGAAGAAATAGGTTTTTTATATCATGAATTCAACAAAATGCTTACAGCCCAATCAAAATTGACTAATGATTTAATAAAAGAGCAAAAAATGAAACAAAAATTATCTTTGGATTTATTACAACAACAAATCAATCCACATTTTCTATACAATGCCCTTGATAATATATGTTCTTTGGCAGAAGTGGGTGAAAAAGATAAACTTACAGATATAGTTATGAATCTATCACAATTCTATCGTGAAATATTAAGTAAAGGAAGTTCTTTCATAACTATCGGTAATGAGCTATCTATTATACAATCTTATCTACATATCATGTTGATTAGATATTATAATAAATTCGAATATACTATTAATTGTCCTGAATCATTAAAAAATCACACCTGCCTCAAATTACTTTTACAACCAATAGTCGAAAACAGTATTTATCATGGTATAAAAGAAATTGAAGGTAAAGGTATTATAGAAATAACAGTATCAGAATCTGATAATGATATAATATTTACTGTTACAGATAATGGTATAGGCATAACCAAAGAACGTTTAGCTAAAATATGGAGTGAAGATAGCCATAGTTTTGGTATCATCAACATAGATAAACGAGTCAAACTCTATTATGGTAATGATTATGGCCTTGATATCAATAGTGAACCTACGAAAGGCTGCACTGTAACTGTAACTATTTCGAAGAGAGAAAAAACATAGTAGCTGGGAGGTTTTCTTATGTTAAAAGTCCTGATAGCGGATGATGAATATTTCATAAGACAAAGATTAAAGAAAATAATTGACTGGGATGAACTTAGTCTAGAATTTATTGGTGAAGCTGAAAACGGTAAAGAAGTCATTAATAAAATAAAAAACAATCAAGTAGATATTCTACTTTTAGATATTAAGATGCCCATAAAATCTGGTATACAAGTAGCAGAATATATTATGGTCAATGACATAAAAACCAAAATTATTATTTTAACAGGATATAATGACTTTGATTATGCTCAAAAAGCAGTTAAGTACAAAGTAGAAGATTATCTAGTAAAACCTATAAATAAAAAAACATTAAATGAAGCACTCAACACATGCAAAGAAACTATATTAAAGGTTAATGAAAAACAGCAGAAAATATATGATTATAATAAATTTCAGAAACGTACTAATATATATAACACCATTTTAGATTTTAATAATGTGAAAAAACTATATAAAGAATATAAGGAATTCAATAATTATGAATATGTTCAATTCATAGGCATCTTCTTTCCAGGAAACCACGATATATATGTAGCCTCTTTTATTAATTATCTACTACGCAACATTAATAAATTTAATAATGAAAATATATCTATTGAGTCATTTAAAGAAAATGAATCAGTTTCTATATTACAGTTGATAATAAAAAGCCAAGATGCAATTACACTTAATAACATAAAATCAGTCATTTCCCATTTCATAACTGATACTAACGTAGTTTTTATTTCTATAGGAGACATTATACCTAT
This window contains:
- a CDS encoding ABC transporter substrate-binding protein translates to MKKIIALFLILAMGLSITACGSKDTTEKDTSNGSNNDKVEIRLLTRSAGPSMSAQIFRDILKEFEDKHPDVVIIDESQGDESSFNNKLKTDMASGTLPNIFRIQGVSNLGEYIKNGMIMDMAPIYEEDKEWSEGLTEGAVNYYKVPGFDGAYGVPAESGLIGVFYNQKIFDEAGIDKFPETWTELKDAIAKLKDINKIPLALGAKSTYMAGHLHNNILYKWLGADAPKKLGDRSMKWTDEEVVETLSYVKELYDLGAFPEGVAGLSDDIVITQFLKGEAAMIITGPWNINKFTSEEETEYYNDIKIAKFPYFEEKPEFKDHDMQSINPLMVNGKLEGKEKEYTIELLKMLTSADAAKRYAEEAQSIFPRNNIDLDEGALSQLFQDVVELSGTSTGIAVDVFDFDPLASMQDRTRNSIVGMFVGNTPQQAAEEIQAEVDKSN
- a CDS encoding sensor histidine kinase, whose amino-acid sequence is MTKITNKVHNIAINTKIFLGIILTSAITISLIFIITSIIIVSHQFDLTTTSSINELNYISKQLDFSLTTVENFGKTIAVDPIVQEITSKYNEEGETFTYLDSIALKNRVDTIIQSTKFIHSVSIYSADRKLLATTDTSATSPDIDGIDITTTSWISREKMLPYLVKDTINVLSYLQSFYSYQLGQRLGYIEISIPETAISDIYSYNSKHGYGNQFILNQYGLVQSTDGFYKLYQYYINFLDVIDDKSSGYTFIDDHIVFYKYFPKLDWYIMHEINRNFFLKPFYTIIFISALIALCGIILAIIFSHRISKTITSPIHKLIGHIQYVIKGNWEPMQEPDVGEEIGFLYHEFNKMLTAQSKLTNDLIKEQKMKQKLSLDLLQQQINPHFLYNALDNICSLAEVGEKDKLTDIVMNLSQFYREILSKGSSFITIGNELSIIQSYLHIMLIRYYNKFEYTINCPESLKNHTCLKLLLQPIVENSIYHGIKEIEGKGIIEITVSESDNDIIFTVTDNGIGITKERLAKIWSEDSHSFGIINIDKRVKLYYGNDYGLDINSEPTKGCTVTVTISKREKT
- a CDS encoding response regulator transcription factor, encoding MLKVLIADDEYFIRQRLKKIIDWDELSLEFIGEAENGKEVINKIKNNQVDILLLDIKMPIKSGIQVAEYIMVNDIKTKIIILTGYNDFDYAQKAVKYKVEDYLVKPINKKTLNEALNTCKETILKVNEKQQKIYDYNKFQKRTNIYNTILDFNNVKKLYKEYKEFNNYEYVQFIGIFFPGNHDIYVASFINYLLRNINKFNNENISIESFKENESVSILQLIIKSQDAITLNNIKSVISHFITDTNVVFISIGDIIPIGKNWTKNYKLVWNQLYQRYFINDNMIISNKLKPNNKYKSIAIRKKLLLCLNSKNNNALKKLINDIFTNISKSGSKDYLILSLTEIFVTLQINYPDQVNSNKSINSFVQELIAEDYSLEHLKEIVFTYTDQCLEYVNHEKPSNTSMVSKIIKYIEENYTDPSLSVSEISNYIDLTPTYIGSIFKKVTGQSILQYITELRMDHAKKLLRTDKYNITEISQMVGYSDVFYFSKKFKKIHGCSPKNFS